Within Candidatus Spechtbacterales bacterium, the genomic segment AACCCAATGGTCGCCCCACAAGCCAAGTCCTTTGTAAAACTCTTCTATTATCTTACCTATATTTTTTGCCTCCTCTTTAATTTGCTCTACGGTGCAAAAAATATGCCCGTCGTCCACTGTTATTGCGCGCACTCTAGTTAGACCTCCTATTTCTCCGGGCTTTTCATCCCTGTATTGCATTGTGCTTTCTATGTAGCGTATTGGCAGGTCGCGGTAGCTTCTCATTTGCGACGCGTAAATTTGAGTATGGTGCGGGCAGTTAACGGGTTTCATAACAAAATCTTCGTAATGCCCCTTTACCTGTAAAAGCTCATCACCAAATTTATCTGCATGCCCCGATGTTTCATAAAGCACCCTTTTTGCTATATGCGGTATGCTTACCGGCTGGGCTCCGTATTTTTTACTTATATCCGTTACCGCTTTTTGCAACTCATTCCTTATAATGGTGCCTTTTGTTGTAAACAGGGGAAGGCCGGAACCCACAAGGTCAGAGAAGGTGAACAGGTCCAGTTCTTTGCCCAGTTTTCTATGGTCTCTTTTTGCGGCTTCTTCAAGCCACTCCAAGTGTTCTTCAAGTTCTTTTTTAGTTTCAAAAGCAACTCCGTAAATACGAGTGAGCATGTCCTGCGTTTCATCACCACGCCAGTAAGCCCCCGCAACCCGCATTAGTTTAAAAGCATCAGCGGGTAGGTTTTTTGTGCTTTTGACGTGTCCTCCACGGCACAAATCAAGGAATTGGCCTGCCTCGGCTTTAGACGGGTCGCCTGTGTGAACCATACCTACCTTTTTGTCTTCCTTTTCCAGTTCACCTATAAGATCAAGCTTATATTTCGCTCCTTGTTCTTTGAAATATTTTTTCGCTTTTTCCGCGTCCCACTCCTCTTTTTTAAACTCAAGACCCTGAGATATTATTTTTTTCATCTCCTTTTCTATCTTGGCAAGGTCCTTTTCTCCAATCTCCGCATTTCCAAAATCATAGTAAAAACCGTTATCAATAGCCGGTCCTATGCCCAGCTTTGCATCCGGATAAAATTTCAAAACCGCCTGCGCCAATACGTGTGCAAAAGAGTGTCTAATTTGTTCTAAGTTCTGAGGCATGAATTTTCAATTTTAAATTTCAAATTTTAATTTAATTTCTTAATGTTCCAATGTTTTAACCTGCCTGCCGGCAGGCAGGAATTCAGTCATTTAAAATTGTTTTGAAATTTGAAATTTGAAATTTTTTCTTGCTGTATACTAAATACTATATACTAAATACTGCGCGAATTACAATTCTCTTATATTATCGCAAATCAACTTCACCTCGCCATCTCTTGAGTTAAGCTTTCCCTCCGCCAGTATTGGCTTATTTGATTCAATAATATGTCCCTTGCTTTTTGTGAGCTCGGGAAACACCACTGCCTCTATTTTGCCACTTAGGTCTTCAAGTCCGACAAACATCATCGATTTATTGTTCTTAGTTATTATTTTTTTTGTGCTTGTTACTATCGCGCCTATTTGCACTGTGTACATTATATTGTTTGCGATAACACTCGCAATAGGCATCGTTTGCGATAGTTTTTCAGCATGTTCTTCCAAAGGATGGCCCGTTACATAAAAACCAAGTAGTTCTTTTTCCCACTCCAGTTTTTGCTGTTTTGTTGCCTGTTCGCTATTTTTTAAAGTTAGCTTAGATGCCGTTTCTGCTTCGCTTCCCGCAAATAAGTTAAACTGTCCGGAACTCTCGGCCGCCTTATGTTCCCTTGAGTAAAGTAGAAGGTTTTCCATGTTTTCCAGCAACTGGCCGCGCTCTCCAAATTCCTCCGTAGCTCCGGATTTTATGAGATTTTCAAGAGATTTTTTATTTAAATCTTTTGACAGAACTCTTTCCAGAAAATTTTCTAAAGATTCAAATTTGCCGTTAGTGTTTCTCTCTTCAATTATTTCGTGCACTATATTACTTCCCACATTTTTAATGGCCGCCAACCCAAAACGTATGGCATTATCATTTACAACAGTGAAGTTCTCATCACTCTCGTTTAAAGAAGGTGGCAGAATCTCTATTTTCATTCTTTTGGACTCTGTCATTATTACAGCCATTTTATCCATATCTCCGGCCTCCGCCGTAAGAATCGCACACATATAGTCGGTAGGGTAGTTGGCCTTCATGTATGCTGTTTGGTACGCGACACGTCCGTAGCAGGCGGCATGGGCTTTATTGAATCCGTATCCCTGGAATGGCTCAAATAACTCCCATATTTTTTCAGCCTCTTCGCTCGTCATTCCACTGTGCTCCTGGCATCCCTTAACAAATATCTCATGCTGTTTTGCCATCTCTTTTGGTATTTTTTTACCTACCGCTTTTCTAAACTTATCAACGGTCTCCCAGTTGTATCCGGCCAACTCCATAGCGGTAAACAGCAAATCATCCTGATAAACCAAAATACCATAAGACTTTGCAAGAAACTCCTCGGCTTTGGGGTGGAAGTACTGTATAGGACTTTTACCTTGTTTGCGGGCAATATACTCAGGAATGTTGTTCATTGGTCCGGGGCGATAGAGCGCTATCATTGCGTTAATATCATGTATTGTTGTGGGCTCCAGTTCCATAAGATACCTTGTCATACCCGACCCGTTTAACTGAAAAAGTCCTTCTGTTTCACCCCTTGTCAGCATTTCAAAAGTTAGCTTGTCATCAAAGGGAATATCTTCAATATCAATATCAACACCTTTCCTTTTTTTAACCAAATGCACAGCGCTTTCCAGTATCGCCAAGTTGCGAATTCCTAAAAAATCAAATTTTAAAAGGCCAACACCGTCTTCGCCTACTGTATACATATCGTATTGGGTAACATAATCACCACTTCCTTTGGGGTCAAGTTGCAGGGGTACATATTCAACAAGTGGCTTAGGAGATATAACAACACCGGCGGCATGCACCGAAGCATGGCGAACTGTACCTTCAAGTTTTTTTGCTATATCTAACAGTTCTTTGGCATCTGTGTCTTGTTCATAGATATCTTTTAGAGACGGCTCAATCTCAAGTGCGTGTTCTATGGTCATTGGAAATCCCTGTGAGCCCATAGGTATTAACTTGGCAATGCGGTCTCCAAGCTCGTATGGTTTGCCCAACGCGCGCGCTACGTCGCGCACCGCTCCGCGCGCCATCATGGTCCCAAAAGTGCCTATTTGCGCCACGTTTTGTGAGCCGTATTTTTGTTTAGTGTACTCTATTACCTCCTGCCTTCTGTTGTCCGCGAAATCCATATCTATATCGGGAGCTGAGGGGCGGTAAGGGTTTAAGAATCGTTCAAACGGAAGCTGAAAATCTAGCGGGTTAACATTAACAATGCCCGATAAATAGGCAACAAGTGATCCGGCAGCCGAGCCACGCACAGTTGTGTAAATTTCTTTTTCGCGCGCGAATCGCAGAATGTCGGCTACAGCCAAAAAATAAGGAGAATAACTTTTGTCAGATATAATTTTAAGCTCATATTGGCGTCTTTTTTCGACTTCAGGGTCTTTATCCAACCCGCGCTCTTTCGCTCCTGCCAGGGTAAGCTCATCAAGCATTTGGTCTGCTGTTTTTCCGGGTTCAAGTTCAAAGTTCGGAAATATAAATTCCCCGAGAGTAAGTTCTAAGTTACATTGTTCTGCTATCTTTTGTGTATTTTCTATAGCGTCGGGCCATTCTTTAAACTTTTCCTCCATCTCCTCTGGAGTGCATACAGAAAAATCATCATGTTTTAGCGTGAGTCTTTTTTCATCATCTATTGTGTTGCCGGTTTGAATTGCAAGAAGTACGTCGTGCGCGTGTGAGTCCTCTTTGCGATTATAGTGAGAGTCTTGTGTCGCAACAAGAGGCAAGTTAAGTTCGCGGGCAAGTTCTGCTAAAAGGGGAGTAACCTTGTTTTGGTCCGGAGTATTGTAATGCTGTTGTAGCTCTATATAGTAGTCTCCGGAGGCAAAAATATCCGCGTACTCTCGCGCAATTTTTTTTGCATCTTCTTTGTTGTTTTTTAAGAGCGCTTGTGACAGCTCGCCCCCCAGGCATCCGGAAAGACAAATAAGACCCTCGGAATACTTGCGCAGCAGTTCTTTATCTATGCGGGGCTTGTAGTAAAACCCTTTTAAGTTCGCTTCCGTTACCAGCGCTATTAGGTTTTTATATCCCTTTTCATTTTTTGCAAGAAGTATTAAATGATTATAACCTCCCGGATTACCGCCTTGTTTTTCGTGCATGTTATCAACAACATATGCCTCAAACCCTATTATCGGTTTTATATCCCGCCTTTTTGCCTGCTGGTAAAATTCAACAGCGCCGTATAAATTGCCATGGTCTGTAATTGCCACAGAGTCCATGCCATTCTCTTTTATAAAATCCAAAAGCTCTCCTGTTTTAGAGAGCCCATCGAGCAATGAGTAGTGGGTATGAACGTGAAGATGTGTGAATTTTGGTGAGTTCTTTTCGGACATTGCATTCATTTTACACTATTTAATTTCCAATTTCCAACCCGTCCTCCTGGCAAGGTCCGACCTCGCCAAGAGGCGTTAACACGCCAGTCGGTTGGCGTGTTAAAATATATTCATGGCCATTGATTTTAATTACGAAAATAAATTGCGTGAAAAATACGGCTACCCGCCCGCCTCGGCTTCGCCTCGCGATGGCGTGCGTGACCTATGTATAGCAGGGCTGGACGAGGTCGGGCGCGGGCCTTTGGCGGGACCTGTGACTGTAGGCGCTTTTGTGTTTTTAAACAACCCAAAAGGAGGGTTCGACCATCCTTTGGGGTTGTTACGGGATTCAAAATTATTGAGCGCGAAACAAAGAGAAAAATTATACGAATATTTTTGCGAACTTAAAAAAGGGGGGAAAGTGGATTTTGCGACTGCTTCGGTTTTTCCCCGCACAATAGATAAAAAGCACATTCACCACGCTACAGCCTTGGCAATGCAAAGGGCGGTGCAAAAGCTGGACAAAAAACCGGACTACGCTTTGATAGACGGCTTTAGATATCCGGGCAAAATTTTAAAGGAGGTTGAATATTCAACCATGCCAAAAGCGGATAATCTAATACCCTCAGTTGCGGCAGCTTCAATTGTGGCAAAAGTAAAAAGGGACGCGAGTATGGTGCGTTACCATAAAAAATATCCCCAGTACCGCTTTGACTTACATAAGGGTTATGGAACAGAGTTACATTATAAAATGCTCAAAAAGCACGGTCCCAGTCATATACACAGGCAAAGTTTCAGGTTATATTAAGCACAGCACAAAAGGAGGTTATTGCTATGAATACATTTCCAATAGGATTGATAAGACTGCTTTACCACTCTATCATGGCTGTATACTACGCAGCTGTAGGCAATGAGGCCAAAAAAGAAAAACATGACAAAAAAATAGAAGAATTGAAAAAATTATAGCACCTCAGGAACAAAACCCGCAATTTGCGGGTTTTCTTTTTATAGTTTTTTGTTTTTTATAACTTTGGCGAGGAAAGTTTAACAACAGAATATTTGCAAGTTTAGTATATTTAGGACCATAGATGCACAACCTCATCCTTAAAAACTGGAGTTTTTAAGGATGAGGTTGTGAGGAGTTGTTTTATAAGCAGTTGCATAAATGTCATGAATGTAGTAATATGATGCATTAGCACGTGAAAGTCAAAAAAGAAGGAGTGCTGAAATGAAAACAAATAAAGTGTTGCGATTCTTGTTTATTGTTCGGCGGATTTTCTTCGGAAACCGCAGGCGCCTGCGCAAGTTGCGCGCAATAGTTTATGCCGATGACTTTGCCAAGCGCTCGGGTCTTCCCCTCCGCATCGTCGGCGAGCCGCGTTTCACCCGTTTTATCTTCGTTCCCACCATAAGAACGATGACTGTGTATTTTGTAAGGGGGCAGTTTACATTCTCGTCTGCCCAAACAGCTGAGGGGCAGTTTACATTCTCGTCTGCCCAAACCGCTGAGGAAAATCTGGAAGAACTCCGAGAGTTTATTGAAGTCTCCATTCCTCCCATTCCTAGTGTAGAGTACTTAGTGAAGCTCTGGTAGGGGACAATAGAACCTAATTGAAAAACCCGCATTTGCGGGTTTTCCTTATATAATTTTGACTCCGCACCTCATCCTTAAAAACTGGAGTTTTTAAGGATGAGGTGTTATACTGGAAATACTGCAAAAAATAAACTACATCTTATTTGTAAGGCTAAAGCTTTTATATGACTAATAAATTGAAAACCGCAAAACAAATGGAGCGCCATATTAAAGGTATAGCTAATCATTATCGTATTAAAATACTTTTGACAATCGCGGAACATCCAAAGATAACACTTGAAAAAATAGTGGAGATATTAGAGGCCAATGAGAATACAATAGGCGAGCACACAAGGCGTTTGTATGCCGCGGGGCTTATACAAAAGAAGTATCGCGACAAATTTGTAGAACACACCCTTTCACCTTATGGGCAGGTTTTTGCAAAATTTTTAAAACGATTTCAGGAGATGTAAAAAAGTAAATTTTACGAGACAAAATAAGCTTTACCCACCCACCTCATCCTTAAAAACTGGAGTTTTTAAGGATGAGGTGTTATGCCGGAAGTATCGCTTAAAACAAAAAGCGATATCTTTCAGATATCGCTTTAATATTTTGAGAACTACTCGGTGCACAGATGCATGGTTTCTATGTGCAAGTTCTTAAAACCGTCTACCCATCTTACGTGAAAAACATCAGCTTCTCTTTCAATCATTGCTGTGAAGGCCGTAAAAAGATTGTCATAATCATAAACATTTGCTGTGCCCGGCAGGCAGGAACTTTCAGGATTGTTTTCGTTGTATTCTACCTTGGCCAAATTTATGTATCCGTAAGAATTAGCAGGCATATCTTCTGCAGCTACAGTACCCTTAACTAAAGGAACAATGGTAATTTCTGCGGATGCACTTGCTCCGTTATGTTTTTCTCTAAGCGTAAGATTAAATAGTAGGCTCCCCGCTACAAACACTGTAAGCATTGCAAGTATGACGCGTGCATTTTCGCTCATTTTTTTCTCCTTTGTCCAAGATATTTTTGAACGCTACGCGAGCAGCATTCAGAACTTCCTGTATAGTATGATAGATATTTTTTTTGTCAAGCAACATATTGACATCAATATGCTAAAATGCTAATATGCCATATATGAGAACAACAATAAAAATAAATGATAAAATATATAAAGCCGTGAAGCATCAGGCCGCAGAAACAGGCGAGAGCATATCTTCTATTATTGAAGACGCGGTAAAATTCCAGGTGTTGGAGGACCTTGCCGATACTGAAGCGATAAAAAAGCGCGAGAGCGAACCAAAAACTGACTTCAAGCAATTTGTAAACGAACTAAAAGAGGATGGCCTTATTTAAAGTTGAGATCTCTCGTTCGGCCCAAAAAGAGATACGCAAAATACAACCCCCGCATCGCAAGAGGGTTGTTTCAGCTATATTAAAACTCGTAAAAGAACCGCGTCCCGCGGAATGTCAAAAAATAAGAACCTTTGACAACAGTTATCGCATCCGGGTTGGAGATTACAGGGTAGTTTATATAGTGCATGATGATGAAAAGGTTTTAACCATCATAAAAGTCGGACACCGCAGGGATGTTTATAGAAACATAAGCTAAACCTTATTAGTTTGCCTTATTCTTGCATTTTTGATAAAGTTATAGTAAAGTATATAAAAATTGAGCATGGCTCCCCGCACAGCATTTTGCCTGTTGTGGGCAGTGGCACGCTCTCGACAGGAAAGGGCTATTCGCCCCCGTGTGCCACAAGATTTTTACAAACTTTTTAAATAAAATCAAATTTAATTATTTTTTATAGGCAAAATGTGTGCGGGATGCTCATGGTTTGTAAGCTTACGCTTCACCACGGGCTCGCGTTTACTAACAAACCATGGCAGTTCCAAAACAGAGAAAAACCAAATCACGCCAAGGAAACAGAAGATCTCATCATAAGTTGAGTAGAGTTTCTTTGGTTGGGTGTGAAAAGTGCGGACAACTTAAGCTATCTCACAATATTTGCGAGAATTGCGGTACATACAAAGGCAGAGAGTATGTGGATGTTTTGAAGAAAATGACAAGGCGTGAAAAGAAAGCGAAAGAGAAAGAGCTGGAAACACAAGGACAGGAGGCAGCTCCTATGAGTATGGAAGAACTTTCTAAAAAATAAAACGCGCGCCTGCGCGCTTTTAGTGTGTAGTGGGGGGTGTAATTACTACTATCTACTATTCACTATCTACTTTTATAAAATATGGCATCCAGACACTTAGCACGTTCAATTGCAATGCAGACTCTTTTTGAGTGGGATTTTTGGGGTAAAAACGCAGATAAGGTTGAAGAGTTTACCAAGCAGAACATGGAGGAGTTTGGACCCGGACTTGAAGAGGAAAAAGCTTTTATAAAGCGGCTGATAGATGGCGTGTTGGAGCATGTTGATAAAATAGACGCGATAATAGAAAAAACCGCGCCGGAGTGGCCAATAGACCAGATAAACCTTGTAGATAGAAATGTTTTGCGCCTGGGCATATATGAACTGCTTTGGGGACCAAGAAAGGAGGTTCCGCCAAAGGTTGCAATTAACGAAGCTATAGAGTTGGCTAAAAATTACGGAGGAGATAGTTCCGGAAGGTTTATCAACGGAGTTATGGGCACCATATACAGGGAGATAGGGGAGCCGGAAAAAGAGCAGCAGACAAAGGATAAAGAGGAAAAAAGTGAGGATAAGATTGATGATAAAAATAATTCAAAAGATAATAAAGAATAATACGCATTTTACTTCATGAAATTTGAAGCATGTAACATATAATAATAAGCGCGAAAATTATGTTTCATGTTTTATGTTTCATGATTGTGAGCGTTAGCGAGCAAGGATGAAGGATTTCTCAAAATTAGAAGATTCATTAGGAATAAAATTTGATAATAAAGACCTCTTAACACAGGCGTTCATTCATCGCTCTTATTTGAATGAGCATTCAGAAATAGACCTTGACCACAACGAGAGGTTGGAGTTTTTAGGTGACGCTGTTTTAGAGATTGTTGTAACAGAGTTTTTATATTTAAAGTACAGTAATCCGGAAGGAGACCTTACAAGCTGGAGAGCCGCATTGGTAAATAGTAAAATGCTTTCAAAAATTGCGATGGAGTTGGATTTTAATAACTTTATTCTTTTATCAAAAGGCGAACAAAAAGATGTGGGTCGCGCCCGCCAATATATATTAGCTAACGCGATGGAAGCATATATAGGGGCTTTATACCTGGACAAAGGCATTGAAGATTGTGACGAATTTATAAAAAAGCATATTTTAAAAGAACTCCCGGCGATAATAGAAGGCGAGCTTTACCGTGATCCTAAAAGCTTGTTTCAGGAGCTTGCGCAGGAAAAAGTGAGCATCACGCCAACTTATGAGGTTTTAGAAGAGAGTGGTCCGGACCATGACAAAACCTTTGTTGTTGGGGTGTATTTAGACAGGGACCTTATTGCAAAAGGAGAGGGTTCAAGTAAGCAGGAGGCGCAGGAGAGCGCGGCGCAGGAAGCGTTGGATAAAAAAGGATGGAGTAATTGACAGCAAGATTAAATATAATATAATATAATAACCATGTTAAAATTACGATTAAGAAGAATAGGAAGAAAACACGACCCCAGTTTTAGGGTTGTAATTACTGAAGCCACAACACCGCCCAAGGGTAAGTATTTGGAGTCAGTAGGTTTTTATAATGCGCGTCTTAAGCAAATTAGCTTAGACAAGGATAGAATAAAACACTGGTTAAGTGTTGGCGTTCAGCCCACAGACACTGTCCACAACCTCCTTATTAAAGAGGGTGTAATGGAAGGTAAAAAAATAGCTGTTCACTCAAGAAAACTTTCTAAAAAGAAGAAGAAGCAAAGTCCTGAGCCTGCCGAAGGGCAAAGTCCTGAGCCTGCCGAAGGGCAAAGTCCTGAGCTTGCCGAAGGGCAAAGTCCTGAGCCTGCCGAAGGGAAGGTAGCGGAAAAAGAAGAAGAAAAGAAAGAAGAACCAGCTAAGGCAGAAAGCGCGGTAAATGAAGAAGCACAAGAAAGTGACAAGGAGGAGGCTCCAAAAAAAGAAGCGTCCGCAGAGGAAGCTCCTAAAGAGGATGCAAAAGAGGAAGCAGTAGAAAGCGAGAAAAAAGAAGAAACACCTAAAGCAGAAGAGGGGAGCGCACAAGCAGACGAAAGCCCCGCGAAAGATTCAGTGAAAGAAGAGGAGTAACAGGTAGTTTGAAAAACTAATTGGTTGGGGGTTGACATTTTCTTTAAAAAAGAGTAAAATATCAAACAACAATGGCCCGTTCTTCTAAAAAGAATGAGAGCCAAAGGTCGCTTTGGTACTACTAATTAATGAATAAACGAACGTATGGCTAAACAAGCAGATCAAGAATTCCTGGAGTTCGTTGTGAAATCAGTGGTGGACAACCCTGATGATGTAAAAGTAGATCGTGTCGTTGATGAAATGGGTGTTCTACTTACTCTCAAGGTTCACGCTGAGGATATGGCTCAGATTATCGGAAGGCAGGGCTCTACAGCTCGCGCAATCCGAACTCTTTTGAGAATCGTAGGCCTTAAAAACAACGCTCGGGTAAATCTGAAAATAGAAGAGCCTGAAGGTTCCACAAGGGGACAGGGCGAAGCTTCAAAGAGCGTCAACGTAGAAGAAGCAGTTGGCGACCTGGAGTAATTTCAGCAATCAAAACAAAATACCCTCGCTTTTTGCGAGGGTATTTTGTTTTTAAATCAGCATACTATATACTAAAAATATGATTAGATTTGATATTATTACAATTTTTCCCGAGATGTTTGATGGCTATTTTGAAAGCTCTATGCTTAAAAAAGCTCAGGAAAACAAAAAAGTAGAAATATATGTGCATAATTTGCGCGATTACGCGAAAGATAAGCACAAGACCACTGATGATGCCGCATATGGGGGAATAAGCGGCATGGTGATGAAAGTTGAGCCCATATATAAAGCTGTTCAAGATATAAAGAAAAAAAGCAGAAAACGCAAAAAGAAGGTTATATTGCTTTCGGCAAAAGGGGAAGTACTAACACAAAAAAAGGTAGAGAAATTGGGCAATCTTAATCATATAATTCTTATAGCGGGTCACTATAAAGGAGTTGATGAAAGAGTGGCTAAATACGTAGCGGACGAGGAGCTTTCAATAGGCGAGTTTGTACTAACCGGAGGGGAGTTGCCCGCAATGGTTGTTGTAGATGCCGTTAGCCGTATGGTGCCGGGGGTTTTAGGAGACGAGGCTTCAAAAGAAGGCGAGTCTTATTCACAAGGAGTTAAACATGAGCACCCGGTGTATACAAGACCTTCGGTGTTTAGCCCTAAAAAAGGAACAGAATGGAAGGTCCCTGAAGTGCTTTTGGAGGGTAATCATAAAAAAATAGAAGAGTGGCGGGATAGCAAAAGAAAGTAGCGCGTAGTATCGCGTGTATTAGCGTAGAGGGCTTGACACCCACACCAACCTGCACTATTTTTTTGACAGCGTATTACTTCTAAGTTTAAACATGATAAACATAAGCTCAAGTTAGAAAATTTACAGTAGAAGTAAACATGGATTGCAAGTTGGTGTGGGGGTTGACTCTAAAAAATATTCATATATACTGTATAAGTATGTGCACATTTACAATCTAATAGTTAAGTAAGCTTTGAGTTTTTTAATTCAAAGCTAATTCCAAATATTTTTCATCGCAGCTATTTAATTTACTTTCTTTTCGCATTTTTGCGGAGAGTACAATGTTTAATAGTTGCTTCGAATCTCGTGTTTATCTTGAGAGTTTGATCCTGGCTCAGGGTGAATGCTGGCGACGTGGATAAGGCATGCAAGTCGAGCGCCCCTTCACTTGGTGATCTGATGTAATCTTTAAAGTAGTATTTTCTACAGAGATTTGTTCGGATATCCAAGTGAGGGGGAGCGGCAAACGGGTTAGTAACACGTAGGTAAGTTACCCCATACACAGGGATAAGCCACCGAAAGGTGGTCTAATACCTGATAGTACCGAAAGGTTAAAGATTTATCGGTATGGGAGGCGCCTGCGTCCTATCAGCTTGTTGGTGAGGTAACGGCCCACCAAGGCTATGACGGGTAGGGGGTGTGAGAGCATGACCCCCAACACCGGAACTGAGACACTGTCCGGACACCTACGGGTGGCTGCAGTCGAGAATCTTCCGCAATGGGCGAAAGCCTGACGGAGCGACGTCGCGTGAAGGAAGAAGGCCTTCGGGTTGTAAACTTCTTTTATATGGGAAGAAAACTTCGGTTTGACTGTACCA encodes:
- the trmD gene encoding tRNA (guanosine(37)-N1)-methyltransferase TrmD, with amino-acid sequence MIRFDIITIFPEMFDGYFESSMLKKAQENKKVEIYVHNLRDYAKDKHKTTDDAAYGGISGMVMKVEPIYKAVQDIKKKSRKRKKKVILLSAKGEVLTQKKVEKLGNLNHIILIAGHYKGVDERVAKYVADEELSIGEFVLTGGELPAMVVVDAVSRMVPGVLGDEASKEGESYSQGVKHEHPVYTRPSVFSPKKGTEWKVPEVLLEGNHKKIEEWRDSKRK